In the genome of Lathyrus oleraceus cultivar Zhongwan6 chromosome 4, CAAS_Psat_ZW6_1.0, whole genome shotgun sequence, the window GATTGGCTTAACCcacatcatatatatatatatatatatatatatatatatatatatataaagtgAGTCATTCGAACATTTCCAATTTtcaatataattttatttatttactaaAACTAGTAAACGGCGttttaaattaatattttggGATTACTATTAAATGTTTGCTACATGACACTGAAAATATAACACACGGTGTCTTTACACCGTAGCCCCTATGTGACACAAATTTCaacatatataaaaataataaataaagaaagTATATTGTACCATATGAAATACAGTACGGTGTATATGTGGATATTGGTGTCACTAAATCATTTCTCTTACTATTAAAATGCCAACAAAATAAAGTAATGTGAAAGGAGAGGCTGACACGCTACAACATGTAATGGTCGAATATGGACCAAACCAAAGGTTAGCTGTTTGGTGAGAAGGTAAAGCATTTAAGATAGGAAAGACTATTGAGTTTTTTGAATACATACTGACACGTATTGCACAGAGATATATGTCATGCCATGAATAGGGATTGCAAAATAGGTTGAGTTGGCATTTAAAATTTCGGTAAGTGCAGAAGAAATCATTTCTTCAAGTGTTTAAAATAGTACTAGAATAATGAAGTGGAACTAGCCGTTTCTAAATACCATCTTTCGTGGCGGTTGTTCATTAGGAAATCATTTGTGGTGATTCACACTATCCCCTATAATAACTGTTCATAGCTGAGATATATAGAGACAATTTTAAAGCGCCGCAATGAGTCTAGAGTAATAAAGGAAGCAGTTGATTTGCTCTATGAATTGCTTCAAGACCGTTCTGGTTGGAATAAAAGTTTCTGCGAAAAACTTTCTGAGCATTCCACCACGGTTAATTACCTTGTTACCATTCTAAACGGACCTGTCAGCGATTCAATTGAAACTGCAGAAAAGATTTTGACGGAGCTTTAAAATTGAGAGGTGTGTGATTTGATCTGAGTTGTTAGCTGAGTTTGTTGGTGGAAAAGGAAAGGAAAGATGTCATCACTGGGAACTTCAAAGGTGATTCTAGAGATCACCAAGTTTGGGGTTTACGTTACTGTACCCATCGTTCTTATGTACGTTTATGCCAGCAATACCGACAACACCCTCCACAAGTTCATCGG includes:
- the LOC127075885 gene encoding uncharacterized protein LOC127075885, whose protein sequence is MSSLGTSKVILEITKFGVYVTVPIVLMYVYASNTDNTLHKFIGKKSYVEYPKDIQKPPPPEELREMAREITRKRNNP